The Oncorhynchus mykiss isolate Arlee chromosome 5, USDA_OmykA_1.1, whole genome shotgun sequence DNA window agagtacagtatatacgtatgcacatgagatgaataatgtagggtaagtaacattatataaggtagcattgtttaaagtggctagtgatatatttacatcgtttcccatcaattcccattattaaagtggctggagttgagtcagtgtcagtgtgttggcagcagccactcagtgttagtggtggctgtttaacagcctgatggccttgggatagaagctgtttttcagtctctcggtcccagctttgatgcacctgtactgacctcgccttctggatgatagcggggtgaacaggcagtggctcgggtggttgatgtccttgatgatctttatggccttcctgtgacatcgggtggtgtaggtgtcctggagggcaggtagtttgcccccggtgatgcgttgtgcagacctcactaccctctggagagccttacggttgagggcggtgcagttgccataccaggcggtgatacagcccgccaggatgctctcgattgtgcatctgtagaagtttgtgagtgcttttggtgacaagccaaatttcttcagcctcctgaggttgaagaggcgctgctgcgccttcttcacgatgctgtctgtgtgagtggaccaattcagtttgtctgtgatgtgtatgccgaggaacttaaaacttgctaccttctccactactgttccatcgatgtggataggggggtgttccctctgctgtttcctgaagtccacaatcatctccttagttttgttgacgttgagtgtgaggttattttcctgacaccacactccgagggccctcacctcctccctgtaggccgtctcgtcgttgttggtaatcaagcctaccactgttgtgtcgtccgcaaacttcatgattgagttggaggcgtgcgtggccacgcagtcgtgggtgaacagggagtacaggagagggctcagaacgcacccttgtggggccccagtgttgaggatcagcggggaggagatgttgttgcctaccctcaccacctgggggcggcccgtcaggaagtccagtacccagttgcacagggcggggtcgagacccagggtctcgagcttgatgacgagcttggagggtactatggtgttgaatgccgagctgtagtcgatgaacagcattctcacataggtattcctcttgtccagatgggttagggcagtgtgcagtgtggttgagattgcatcgtctgtggacctatttgggcggtaaggaaattggagtgggtctagggtgtcaggtagggtggaggtgatatggtccttgactagtctctcaaagcacttcatgatgacggatgtgagtgctacggggcggtagtcgtttagctcagttaccttagctttcttgggaacaggaacaatggtggccctcttgaagcatgtgggaacagcagactggtatagggattgattgaatatgtccgtaaacacaccggccagctggtctgcgcatgctctgagggcgcggctggggatgccgtctgggcctgcagccttgcgagggttaacacgtttaaatatcttactcacctcggctgcagtgaaggagagaccgcatgttttcgttgcaggccgtgtcagtggcactgtattgtcctcaaagcgggcaaaaaagttatttagtctgcctgggagcaagacatcctggtccgtgactgggctggatttcttcctgtagtccgtgattgactgtagaccctgccacatgcctcttgtgtctgagccgttgaattgagattctactttgtctctgtactggcgcttagcttgtttgatagccttgcggagggaatagctgcactgtttgtattcggtcatgttaccagacaccttgccctgattaaaagcagtggtttgcgctttcagtttcacacgaatgctgccatcaatccacggtttctggttagggaatgttttaatcgttgctatgggaacgacatcttcaacgcacgttctaatgaactcgcacaccgaatcagcgtattcgtcaatgttgttatctgacacaatacgaaacatctcccagtccacgtgatggaagcagtcttggagtgtggagtcagcttggtcggaccagcgttggacagacctcagcgtgggagcctcttgttttagtttctgtctgtaggcagggatcaacaaaatggagtcgtgatcagcttttaaacagtcctatctggtgcaaacacagagacaggaacaatcacccacaaacacacagtgaaacccaggctacctaagtatgattctcaatcagagacaactaatgacacctgcctctgattgagaaccatactaggccgaaacttagaaatacccaaatcatagaaaaacaaacatagactgcccacccaactcacgccctgaccatactaaataaatacaaaacaaaggaaataaaggtcagaacgtgacagttacaTCCTTTTCCCAGTTTTCAACAGACGTTGAAAGGTGtataataaacagtgagaagaTGCATTTGGAGTAATTATTGCATGGTGAGTCATGCGTCCTTGGCTGTGTAATCAGTAATGTGCTGTATCCATGACTACCCATCGAATCAATCGGCAAAGCAATGATCACTGATAGATAAAACATGCTAGCACCAGTAAGGAAACACATTTATAGCTGGGTTTAACACAACTaagtaaactcaccccattccgtacaaatgtgcgcaaccgcaacattcaaacgaggctacaaagaaaactaatgggactgtagcgactgtgttgacgtcaaaatcaggggtgtgaactaggtttctattcaagcgttgatcaaCATGGTAAttgctctatagtattggagaaaagtttaaaaaactgaccctccgttacatcttgacatgtcatgtcgtaacgtaccgcactatttctgtcttacaatctctctccaccaggtgtagcacttctatcatcctttaaaaacaagaaatggacagtgacgggggtaagggggggatacttagtcatttttttgtcatcattgcatgcgatcatcattctcaaagccgctgtttacttctaagatcactttggcaccgccctaaaaacccgattcaaattcgacacaaaccttcaaataggtatgtaatgacacattatataacctctttatagtgttttatttaggcgataaggtgataagttggacagatcgagtgaaaaaaaaagcaattttgccacacaacatctctccttctcactatcacgcattagtttcgcttccccacccgccattttttttttaaaccgacggggctcattgcctgcttgaattatgcagaaacgggcaacgtgggggtcatgtaattgattctgttggaaaggggagtaATTGTGCTTTATAATTGTATTgtcattacagttgatctggaaatATGACGTTTTTGGGGcactaaaataagggcaattgtacggaccaaggcgatgtatgAGTTTACGTTAGCATGAGGCAGCATGGCAGCATTTACCAATGTGCCCAGCCATATTACTATTCTGTAATGAAACAGGGAGGAACCCATCTGACTGACTTCTGATAGACCAATAAACGCGACATTGAAAAACCCATCTCGACACTTGATCCCACCTACTCGGCTCACTTGCCTTCCATTGAAAACGACAGGATGTAGTCGTTGGTGTGACTGACACACCTATCTAGCTAACTCGACAACACATGTCAATTCGGTCAACAAcaaggctagctagctaactgaacATCAAGGTGACTCTTTGAGTGAAGTTGCTAGCTAGCCATTGTATTTCAGCCCGCCTTGAGTTAGCTAACGTTCCCAAATAGCGTTAACTAGCAACCATGCCAAAcattaactagctaatgttagctatacCGAGTCTGCAGTCAGGCAGCAGCAGAAGATACAAAAAACTATTAGCTTACAACACAAGCAAATATTACATTTAGTCAGTTCCACTTACCAGTTGAATAACTAGATTTCCAGCTCCAGTTGTCTTGCCTGGACATCTCCAACGTTAAGCGCCTGAATGCGTATGCGCCCCAGGTGGTATACGCAACTGGGTTCCAGAGACAACCTCTGACCATATTCACGCCAGATAGCCCACTGGGGACCTATGTTGCCAACATAGGTTTGCCTGTGTGTGACCAAACTGGTTAACCCGACTAGGGTCCAATCATAATTCCTGAAAAAATAACACCAGATGACTAAGTTAAAGcccattaaaaatatattttttgaggCCCATTTCTGGCCCAAAATATTAACCAGTAAAGATCATCATTAAACCTTTTAtcgcagtgggctaaatcagggtcacatagAGTGTTTATTTGTAGCCATAaccaaatctactttgaaacaaaaatatacacctcacacacatggttatgggcttaaaaagagaagacacctgtaccatgtcagatatagagctCAGTTTTTATATTTGTTACTTTTACCTTCGAGGTCAAACAACCATTATCTCTGGTTTGGAACATTGCTTTCCCAGTCAGAACATTGCCTGGTGCTCCACTAAAGATAATTTACATCTGTGAGTCCATGCTGAAGTGGCTTCATCAAAATAGTCCCGAGTACCCCTCTTCAGCATCCCCAATGCATTGAACAGCTCTCAGAATTTGCCTACAAACTAGCTTTATTGATACTCCTCAGCTGGGACTAATGGACATTTTGTTCCAAATAAGATCAGATCTAACTTAAATACAAATTCAGCAGCTCTGAGTTCCACCTGCGCTAGGTCCACTCCTCACTGATGACATTTAAATAACCATGACTTGGACACTTGTCATCAAGACATTGGCTGATTAAAAGACATCTTCAAAATTACATTTTCTAAATCAGATAATTATTCTTATCACATTTGTAGTGGGTACTATGCAATATTGTGTAGTCTACCAACAAATTCATTACTTGAATAGTTACCATGTCGTTACATTGCATGTATTAGTGACAGTACTTTAAAAGTGTTACCTCAACATTATCTAAATTAAGTCATACAACTGGTTTTACATAATCTCAGCAGGATTATGAACCATTGTGGATATGTTAGATGGCTGACGTGGTTGTAGCAGCTGAGGAGTGTCAATAAAGCTAGTTCGGTAGGCATATGATGTATGCTGAGAACTGTTCTGCCACAATGCCAGTTTGATTTATATCATTGGTTGCAAACATAGATGACTTGATCAAGCAATAATAACTAACAAGGCTTTATGACTCTATATTACGTAGATGCTCTCACACTATCTCTCTTTTATTTCCTGTTTCCAAGAACTAGCTTCCAGTTCACACCATATGAAACAAAAGCTCAGATAGTCTACACAATGCACATACAATGCACAGTTATTAGCTGGCAGGAACATTTGGTGTTCCTGGTGATTTGGAATACATCCCAAAACGGTTGCCTTGGTGACCCAATTAGTGTAAAGTTAATGTCACTGCCAATTGGGTTTAATGAAAATAATCCCAGCCTCATAATAATCATAGTAATGATAGAGTATGAGCAAACATGTTCTATCATCATTCGAAGATGACCGTTGTATTGCATGTCTGATATCCTGTTACACTGAAATGGATGTTGTCTAGCTTCGTAAGGAGAGGCTCTGATCGGTATTATGAATAGTAAATATATAGAAAATCATAGCTAAATTACATATTTTGTGCTACTTAGTTAttaactacagtatatagtgaacATTTTATTAAATGGCACGTTGCCAGTGTTGTACTACGCAGGCATAATCATGTACTGATCACCAcagttgggtaggttactttatgaatgtaatccattacattttgctggtaatgtaactactgtagttacctgtccaaaattgtaatcagtaccATAACTTTTGGATTAGCCAAATttagtaacgtaatctgattactttcagttccTTTGGGATTACTTTCCGTCTAAGAAGTATTAGAAGAAGACtaaaaggatccatcaaacacatttgatgTGTCATCACAGTGGTATGaattgtggtcagactcgctgaGGTGGAGCAAACTTAAACTTGTGCCTTCTGTagggtggcaagtagcctagtggttagagcattgggcaagtaaccgaaaagttgctggtttgaatacctgagcCAACAATATAAAAAATCTCtttatgtgcccttgagcaaggcacataacCCTAATTTACTCCAGGGGTGCAGTAcaactatggctgaccctgtaaaacaacaaccTATGTGACAATAAAGCACAAATtattttcaatgctgaattgaatgtcattgagaaaacataaAGGTGTTAATGTATTTTTTCCGCATACATTACCAGCAAAAGTATCTGTAATATGATTACCATAATTTTGCTGGTAACATAACTGATTACAGTTACAGTTTTTTTGTAGTCtgattactccccaaccctgctgaTCACAACCTACTATTCAGTTACCTCATCAATATAGTGAACTGACTCAAAAGTGATATTAGAATAAAATATAAAAGATAAATATGACAGACACTGTTTTAATATTGTGGTTTTGTTTTTTATTCAAATAActtatatttttttacagttaAAAACATCACAAATCAGATAACAGTAGAAATATATTGCACAGTTTTTCATCATTTGTTGGTCTTATCAAACAGAATATTTAACACAGAgacaacagaacagagtagaaacaAATCAATAGAATAAATACTCAGTTCCcataaacataaaaaaacatgTAGAAAACATGCCTAGTCATGAACACAGTGTTAGACAGTAGACTGGGACACTATAACAGTGTGTCTTTGATTGCAAATGTCCAACTTGTCAATGCATCCTTTATCACCCTTCCTTCAGCCCACTCTGTGTCTCTGTACATTCACTGATGATAGTCGACATCATGTGTTGATATTGCCATCACAGTTCTTGTTCAAGTCTCATCTTCCATCCTCATGGGGTAtcacttttctctttctctccttcagaGCTTTATGGTGATTGACTCTCATCATCTTTCAGAGTAGCTGGCACCAGAACCTCTGGTTCATGACGAGACATTCGTCCATCTGTACAATTCCCGTCTTGAGGCTTCACGCACGGTCAATGCTCATGAGTGATGCATTCATTTTCTTATTTAAAATTTTAGACGACCACAGTAGGTCCTCTATTACTAATTCACGCCTTCTTGGAGATGGATGTGCACTTTGCATGGAGCTGGCTGATCAGGTCTTTGTAAGCTGGGGAACGAAGGAAGCGAGGGTAGCAGTCCTTGGCCATGAGAAGGTAGATCCTATGCTGGGCCATGTCGAAACAGGATGTAGATGGATCTTTCAGGTTGGCCCTGGTGATGTCACGAGTCTCGTGGTCAATGTTCACCTGGAGAGAgataatggagagagggaggttagtcATCTGCTGCAGTTTGAATGAAGGttttttattttcacttttgAGTTATAATTAAGATTATTGCAAATTCCATAGGTGAGGGAGAGTAAAGTAAGCTGTTGAGGGATACATACCTCTCGGGGTGCGTCGGTGCAGATGAACTCATCATAGATTCTCTGGGCTTTTGCCGCCAGCTTGGCAGCAGACTTAGTGCTCCTGAAGTCCTCACAGGCAACGTAGAATGCAATGTTCTCCTCACTGAACTCTGACACCAGGAAAGCTGTAAAGGCCATCAGTCCgtctgatgaagagagagagaaagagcgagagagattcaTATTGGTACAGTGCAATAACAATGATGCTGTGCAGTGGGCTATCCTAGCATCTGTGCCATTGCATTATCTGCTGTGTGTCTGTACacgtgtatgcatgtgtctataTCTTGTGGCATAGCCACCAGCACAGTGCCAGCACGAATGTTCTAATCTACAGTAGCGGCTGTGTGATGTGGTGAGGATCAAGTCTTCTCTTATCTTCGTAATTAGCGAGCTCCCAGTAATACTGGGGCTAAAATCTGGGGCTAAAATTGGACAAAATGTCCCACTCTAATCTTAAAGGATTATTTGTGTCGGGAACTAGGTTAATCGTGTATATGTTTGCATGTGTTTTTGCAGTGTCTTCAGAGTAAGGTTTACTTACGTTTACTGGACAACAGCTTTTCGAAAGACTCTTTCCACCTCATACATTGTTCCAGAGTAGGTCTAGTTTTGCCTATTTTGCAGCTTGCTAGACTCCAGTCGGGTTTTTGCAGAAAGCTGCCCAGCTTTGCTTTTAGTTCCTTGgccctagagagagagaataacatcATAGGTTAGATAAATACTCCACAAGCCCTTGAATTGTGTCCTTGTTCAGCACAATATTTTGCTACAAACTAGTCACACAAAAATCTAGACATGTCTCCGTGCTGCAAGGTCTAAATTTAGAATCTACCAAAACCGCCTTCACTTTCACCATTACAGAAGCTACAACACCCAATAATGATCCCCTTTAATCCTCTAATCCATATGCCAGAGACAGCAACAGTAAACCTGTGGATGGTAAAAAAAAATTTCTATATACCTTTCCAGGCAGGTGGTAGGCAGTAATGCTAGTCCTTTGCACATAGTTGCTGTGGATGATAGAGAGCGATAGCAAGATAGGTAGATGTGTAGCAGCTGAACTGATATCAACAGAGTGTGTCTGCATTGAGGGAGCAGAGAGCTTTTATCCTCCAGCCTGTGACTCATCATCAGCCTGCTCAGCCAATGACACGGCCTGAGgactctgcgtgtgtgtgtgagagagagagagagagagagagatagggagagagagatagggaaggaggAAAAGGAAtaggaagggatggagggtggaaaggaaggaaggagagagagaacgagagagggatagagaggagagagggagcgagagatggagggaggatgaagCTGGGAAATGACTGTGTGACCTAATGATAAAAgcttctgatatttttttatatatatttttcgacATCCCTGAAATCACACGCCCTTCATGTTGTTTGTTTTCTTTCTGCTCCCTGAAAACATGTTATTGTCTAATTGAACACAATTAATCTCCCACTTACATGGGccagtgggtatgtgtgtgtgtgtgtccatttcagggtgtgtgtgcatccattcatgtgtgtgcgtgcatgtgttcaGTTCATGTGTGGCAGTGCTTACTAACCATAAGGAAGAGGTGCCAACATGTGCACGGTTATATCCGCCACCTGTTGGATGTCAGCACAATTATTATGCTCTTCCTTTGTCTGCTGTATTTTtgttaacctttatttgactaggcaaagTCTGGGGCAGCTGTTTTGTCTGCTGTTAATGATCACTGcttggacacaaacacacaggagaTAACAGGGGAGATAAGATGAGAATACAGTAATAATACTACATCTTACAACGGTAGGAATTACCCCTCAACAAAGATGATCTCATAGATATAAAAAGTCCAAGGCCTGTTTCAGGGAAGGAAATGTGGTTTGATTATTTTGTCAAGTTTAATGCTCATCACAACATTTGATTGGATAAACAATACCAGTAAAAGTGATTTTTTagcataccatggatcattttgTTACTTGATTTTGCATTTTTGGACCCCTGTAGGTATCAATTTTTCTTACTTTCTTATTTGATTAAACATTGAATTtgaccttactgctattagcccatagaaacacattgaataacatattTAGACATGGCAAACAGATAGTCAAAAAATAGATCAGAAAGAAGTTTGTGTGGAAGTGTCTCTCCTATATCTGAGCGATATAAGTCAGGAAACAGACTGAAAAGTTTTGGCAtgcgtcctcagatcctcaaaaggttctacagctgaaccgagaggaaggccctaaaatgtcaaagattccagctaccctattcatagactgttctctctgctaccgcacggcaagcggtactggagtgccaagtcagGGTCCAAaaagcttcttaacagcttctaccccataatactcctgaacagctaatcaaagggctacccagacccctcttttacgctgctgctactctctgtttataatctatgcatagtcactttaactctacctacatgtactgtacatattacttcaattacctcaactaaccggtgtccccgcatattgactctgtactggaactccctgtatacagcctcgcttgttattttactgctgctgtttaattatttgttgcttttattttctattttcatttttttttacttaacacttattaaaaaaacttcttaaagcattgttggttaagggcttgtaagtaagaatttcaatGTCAGGTCtacgacacctgttgtatttggtgcatgtgacaaataaaattggatttgatttcagcctgtctcagcctccagtatttatgctgcagtagtttgtgtcggggggctagggtcagtttgttatatctggagtacttctcctgtcctattcggtgtcctgtgtgaatctaagtgtgcgttctctaattctctccttctctctttctttctctctctcggaggacctgagccctaggaccatgccccaggactacctgacatgatgactccttgctgtccccagtccacctgaccgtgctgctgctccagtttcaactgttctgccttattattattcgaccatgctggtcatttatgaacatttgaacatcttggccatgttctgttataatctccacccgacacagccagaagaggactggccaccccacatagcctggttcctctctaggtttcttcctaggttttggcctttctagggagtttttcctagccaccgtgcttctacacctgcattgcttgctgtttggggtttaggctgggtttctgtacagcactttgagatatcagctgatgtacgaagttctatataaatacatttgatttgatatgtataTAATTCGACCCATGTTTAACCCCTATTTTGGGGCACTAAACTACTTCCATATAATATAATTCCATAAATTGTTTTAACTGGTACTAGGCCACCTTGTGATGCTTGTGGGTGTCttagagcaaaacaaccaacatttactatatgtgtttatgtgtatatgtgtgtctgatctttccatagaggggacATATTAGTTTGGAGCGGTTTGGAGCTTCAGACGTTTCTGTGAAAATACCAATTTTCGggacatctcctgctctgacaaacactgctgtagctctTGCACCGTCCACTGCAGATGCAGAAGGCCGACAtcggcggatgcggtggattgagatgcagcccaaaaacagatatctctagctacCTCTTAGATGTAAGGTCGCCTTTTTAGGGGACCTGCGTGGTTCTGGTACCGGTTCCGACTGACCAACATTTACGCTTACAAATTGATTTGTGGATTATAAATTGATCTGTAGATCGAAATGGTTTGCATTTAGCGATAGCCCTGGTTCCCACAGACTAGTAGTCTTTTTTTCTGAGCCTGTGTGACATATGATGTGAAATCTGAAACCACTTGAAGCTGGCATGTCCCTCCTACCATTTTGTTTGCTCTTCCaactgtccatcaactcctgaCTGAACCCTACAACACAGCCACTGACAAAGCACATACCTGCAATCGTTACATTGTAGCAAGCGAGTGTGGTTTCATCATGATAGCACATTCATAGATCAATTCATGGCCATTAATCATAAATAATTAGTAGATTGTAAACACAAAAACGGAAGACGAGTTACTAACGAGTTCAGGAAGCAAAGCAGGAGCTCTGTGAGACGTTCACAGCGACGGGGAAGACATTTTGATCAAGACAGAGCTTTAGAAAATATGCAGATGTTCTCTAACTAAacataaaatatgtattttacaatTATAAGTAAGGTGAAATCTTATTGTCATTTTATAATTTGATTATGCTATATTTAGaaagtgactacacctcagcaatgtattactatttttttttaaatcagaaagGTGATATTTTAACCGTTCTTTGAGTATGCAGTATtgctagttattgtttatggccctctcatgatAAATTCTTCCTTTTGCGGATTACGTAGATTACATTTTTGATTACATTTAGTTACGTTTAACTGGTTTTAAACAGATGGATATagattattatgctaattagatttccacaTTGACTTTAGGGGGTTTAAAAAATAATGCTCAGGTACTATTTAAAAGAAAGtttaaaaatataataaaaaagcTTCAGAAGGGTTCTAAGTGGAACCTTCTTACCTTCCAAAAATCCTCAAAGAATCCTTTCTTCCAAAaaaggttctaggtagaaccctttgccttACAAAGAACACTACTCttccaaaaatggttcttcagaTGAAAAtagttcttggtagaaccctatccctccgcaaagaacccttttggaaacaCTTATTTCTAGGAGTATCTTCATAACGTCGTCAGATAGATGCATCATTTGTATTACCCATCCTTCTTATACGATCATAGAGAAAATAAGCATTTGACTGTGCAATACACAAACATAATGACTGCACAATGCACAAAGGCCATTTTTTATTGCAGCATTaatcaaggttagtttgcattgaTGAGGATGATTCACCTGCATCATCAGTGTATGGCTCATAAAATAGACCATGGGGACTGTATGGGTATACCACGGGGAACATTCTGGTAAAAGACCATTCAATTTAATATGAGGGAATAAAAGGTCTCTCCGGTTCCTAGAAAGGCCTGGGAGACCctgtccacacacagacacacagttatcATTGTGATGTCATCACACACAAAGGCCTGTCTGTTCTAACATCAGAACGAAGGAGAACGAAGGAGGGAAGTAGTGTCTGGAAGGAAATAATACTGTGCTTGTTGTGTAAGGTGTGGGAATTACAAAAGGATCTCTCCGGAAGCTGTGAAGAAGCTGTCCTTGAGGTCTGACGCTGTCTTCTCTAAGGTTGGGGTTGCCTGGGTGATGTAAGCTACGGTACTTTCTTCTATTCTTTACTTGGGAGCTATTTGCTCAAGGAGGAAGTGTGGAGGGAGGACATAGCCCTCTGTATTTTCTTTCCaaatctctctttctatctgtcttgCTGCACCTTCTCAGACGTATTTTCTTTGCAGGTAAATGTGCCACTCACGATTTAATTGGCAATTTAATTGACACTGAAACATCACACTAGGAGAAACTACCAGAGAATAAGAGTTATTCTTTCCCCTACAATGCATCTCCTCCTGTAACATACTCTACATAGAAGCCTACAGCACTGGCATATACACAAGTAATTCAAGATTTATGCTAGGATAATGGTTTCTTTATAGAGGTGAAGATCAGTTACTGGAAGGCAAACCATATAAGGGATGCTTTACCCAGGTCTAGTAGCAGTTCGTAGTAGCCTTTCAGTCTTTGGTTGGGATTCTGAAAATATACACAAGCAACTGATACTCTGCAACAGTTAGATGCTCAATATAACACACTCACAAAGATCTGATTTGTTAGAAGATCCCCTGATAAGGACCTATTCTGGGTATACAgtaccctaaccctgcagacaaGATATGACCCAAAGATATACGTTCACAAAACAGACAGTCATTGAGAAGGACTGTCACACATAATTTCATGCCTCCAAAGGGAAATATTAAT harbors:
- the LOC110524580 gene encoding regulator of G-protein signaling 5; protein product: MCKGLALLPTTCLERAKELKAKLGSFLQKPDWSLASCKIGKTRPTLEQCMRWKESFEKLLSSKHGLMAFTAFLVSEFSEENIAFYVACEDFRSTKSAAKLAAKAQRIYDEFICTDAPREVNIDHETRDITRANLKDPSTSCFDMAQHRIYLLMAKDCYPRFLRSPAYKDLISQLHAKCTSISKKA